A single region of the Dehalococcoides mccartyi genome encodes:
- the nuoL gene encoding NADH-quinone oxidoreductase subunit L → MTQTGLWLIMLLPLICGALIAMGYAFFCKKPALSGYLGIAGVGGSLLLSIWGLTSLLGKEGVSHYASGFSWFSIGNSVDISLNLNFDPLAGIMCFVILFVSLMVHIYSQGYMHGDKGYPRYYAFLSFFTASMLGLVLSDNLLFTFFFWELVGLASYLLIGFWFTRPAAANAAKKAFIVTRIGDVGFLAAILILFANTGTLDINSLNGMAEMGLIGAGAVTVAALGIFAGAVGKSAQFPLHVWLPDAMEGPTPVSALIHAATMVAAGVFLVARTYPIFESSATAMLWVSIIGAVTAIFAATMALVMNDMKRILAYSTVSQLGYMMLGLGTGGIAIGIFHLFNHAFFKSLLFLGSGSVNHATGTFDIREMGGLSKPMPVTSKTFLIASLSLAGIWPLSGFFSKDEILARAMDGQFILFILALITVFLTAFYMFRLYFVAFGGTYRGKGHPHESPKVMSWPLLILVVPSVISGLLNAGGSFSSFLGEEVHTGFFEGLFGILLHPLALVSLAVAGGGIYLAFLMYKKKSLSPAVFSERFKWLYMIFSKKYWMDELYEGVISRTLLMKGLFAFAAFFDKKVVDGGLNGFFIQKVLFSRLFSRFRTADERIVDGAVNGVAAITVEGGKVGRKAQTGQLQSYGIYLAAGVVVLVMAALIIW, encoded by the coding sequence ATGACCCAAACCGGACTCTGGCTCATAATGCTGCTCCCCCTTATCTGCGGAGCTTTGATAGCCATGGGATATGCCTTTTTCTGCAAAAAACCGGCTTTAAGCGGATACCTAGGCATAGCCGGCGTAGGCGGTTCGCTGCTACTTTCTATCTGGGGGCTGACAAGCCTGCTGGGTAAGGAAGGGGTTTCTCACTATGCTTCAGGATTCAGCTGGTTTTCCATTGGGAATTCGGTTGATATCAGCCTTAACCTAAACTTTGACCCGCTGGCCGGCATAATGTGCTTTGTAATCCTTTTTGTCAGCCTGATGGTACACATATATTCACAAGGCTATATGCACGGTGATAAAGGGTATCCCCGTTATTACGCCTTTTTGTCTTTCTTTACCGCCTCTATGCTGGGGCTGGTGCTCTCTGACAACCTGCTTTTTACCTTCTTCTTTTGGGAGTTGGTGGGTCTGGCATCATATCTTCTTATCGGCTTCTGGTTTACCCGCCCGGCCGCCGCCAATGCCGCTAAAAAGGCTTTTATTGTAACCCGCATAGGTGATGTGGGCTTTTTAGCCGCTATACTCATTTTGTTTGCGAATACCGGTACGCTGGATATAAATAGCCTGAACGGCATGGCCGAAATGGGGCTTATAGGTGCCGGCGCAGTAACTGTGGCCGCTCTGGGCATATTTGCCGGTGCGGTGGGTAAATCAGCCCAGTTCCCCCTGCATGTATGGCTGCCGGATGCTATGGAAGGCCCTACCCCCGTTTCCGCCCTTATCCATGCCGCCACCATGGTTGCTGCCGGTGTATTTCTGGTTGCCCGCACCTACCCTATATTTGAAAGCTCGGCAACAGCCATGCTTTGGGTATCTATAATCGGCGCGGTTACCGCTATATTTGCCGCTACCATGGCGCTGGTTATGAACGATATGAAGCGTATACTGGCCTATTCCACAGTCAGCCAGCTGGGTTATATGATGCTGGGGCTGGGTACAGGCGGCATTGCTATCGGTATATTCCACCTGTTTAACCATGCTTTTTTCAAGAGTTTGCTCTTTTTAGGTTCGGGCAGCGTAAATCACGCTACCGGCACATTTGATATCCGCGAAATGGGCGGCCTATCCAAACCCATGCCGGTTACCAGCAAGACCTTCCTGATTGCCTCACTCAGTCTGGCAGGCATCTGGCCGCTTTCAGGTTTTTTCAGCAAGGACGAGATACTTGCCAGGGCTATGGACGGGCAATTTATCCTGTTCATTCTGGCACTCATAACCGTATTCCTGACCGCCTTTTATATGTTCCGTCTGTACTTCGTGGCTTTCGGCGGCACTTACCGCGGCAAGGGGCATCCCCACGAATCCCCCAAGGTCATGTCTTGGCCGCTTCTGATACTGGTTGTGCCTTCGGTAATCAGTGGTTTGCTGAATGCCGGTGGCAGTTTCAGCAGCTTTTTGGGCGAAGAAGTGCATACCGGCTTTTTTGAGGGATTATTCGGCATTTTGCTGCACCCGCTGGCCCTGGTTTCACTGGCCGTAGCCGGCGGCGGTATATATCTGGCCTTCCTGATGTATAAAAAGAAGAGCCTTTCACCCGCTGTATTCTCAGAGCGTTTTAAATGGCTTTATATGATATTTTCCAAGAAATACTGGATGGATGAGCTGTACGAAGGGGTTATATCCCGCACGCTGCTTATGAAGGGACTGTTCGCTTTTGCGGCCTTCTTTGACAAAAAAGTAGTAGACGGGGGCTTAAACGGCTTCTTCATTCAAAAAGTATTATTTTCCCGTCTTTTCAGCCGCTTCCGCACCGCTGATGAACGCATAGTGGACGGGGCGGTAAACGGGGTTGCCGCTATAACCGTAGAGGGCGGCAAGGTGGGACGCAAAGCCCAGACCGGTCAGCTCCAATCATACGGAATTTATCTTGCCGCCGGGGTGGTTGTACTGGTGATGGCGGCTCTTATTATCTGGTAA
- a CDS encoding complex I subunit 4 family protein, with protein sequence MSIPYLTLITFLPAAGAILMALWPRLSGRAIKISSLLLTLVPLVLSLVVFAGFDRSSSMAGVIQFEENLPWISLLNANYHLGVDGLSLPFLVLTTLLGVLAVLISWKVDLRVKEFFVWLLILQTSITGVFVSLDLLLFFIFWELELIPMYFLISIWGAGRKEYSALKYVLYTLFGGAFILAGILILFFATGSLDIASLASTDLNNFLRPAMMVLTFFMFFIGFAIKLPAFPFHTWLPDAHTDAPTAASVILAGTLLKMGGYAMLRLNVAMFPDVCRDWAPLILTIAVINVIYGAAITLKQTDIKRLIAYSSVSHMGFVLLGIFTLGEISMNGAVLQMFSHGIITGLLFAITGVVMHNTHERDINKLGGLAKQMPRTAIIFILAGLGAMAVPATSGFIAEVSVFLGSFQSSVVPGGQVFTMLCLLGLVLAAAYILWTVQRVFLGPGLEKFQMVKDADKTEIVFSLVFLVVMFGVGLYPQIVVDVIQTGVAPLAALFGG encoded by the coding sequence ATGAGCATACCATACTTAACACTAATAACTTTCCTGCCCGCAGCGGGAGCTATCTTGATGGCTCTGTGGCCGCGTTTGTCCGGGCGGGCAATAAAAATCAGCTCACTGCTGCTCACTCTTGTGCCGCTGGTGCTCTCACTAGTGGTCTTTGCCGGATTTGACCGGAGTAGTTCCATGGCCGGGGTTATACAGTTTGAAGAAAATCTCCCCTGGATATCCCTTTTAAACGCTAACTACCACCTTGGCGTTGACGGTTTAAGTTTGCCTTTCCTGGTTCTGACTACTTTACTGGGTGTTCTGGCGGTACTCATCAGCTGGAAAGTAGACCTCAGGGTAAAAGAGTTTTTTGTCTGGCTGCTTATACTCCAAACCAGCATTACAGGCGTATTTGTCTCTCTTGATTTGCTGCTCTTCTTTATCTTCTGGGAGCTGGAACTGATACCCATGTATTTCCTGATTTCAATCTGGGGTGCCGGGCGTAAAGAGTATTCAGCTCTTAAATACGTCCTTTACACCCTGTTTGGCGGTGCGTTTATACTGGCCGGTATCCTGATACTTTTCTTTGCCACCGGCAGTCTGGATATAGCGTCTCTGGCATCTACGGACCTTAATAATTTCCTGCGTCCGGCCATGATGGTGCTTACTTTCTTTATGTTCTTTATCGGTTTTGCCATCAAGCTTCCGGCTTTCCCCTTCCACACCTGGCTGCCGGATGCCCATACAGACGCACCTACCGCCGCCAGTGTTATTCTGGCAGGCACTTTGCTTAAAATGGGCGGCTATGCCATGCTCAGGTTAAACGTGGCCATGTTCCCTGATGTCTGCCGTGACTGGGCGCCTTTGATACTGACTATTGCGGTCATAAACGTAATTTACGGTGCCGCTATCACCCTTAAACAAACAGATATCAAAAGGCTTATTGCCTACAGTTCGGTAAGCCACATGGGTTTTGTACTGCTGGGTATATTTACCCTAGGTGAAATCTCCATGAATGGTGCGGTTCTGCAAATGTTCAGCCACGGCATAATCACCGGCCTGCTCTTTGCCATAACCGGTGTGGTCATGCACAATACCCACGAACGGGATATTAACAAACTTGGCGGTCTGGCAAAACAAATGCCCCGCACAGCTATCATATTTATACTGGCCGGTCTGGGGGCAATGGCAGTGCCTGCCACCAGCGGATTTATCGCCGAAGTCAGCGTATTTTTGGGTTCATTCCAGAGTTCGGTAGTCCCCGGCGGGCAGGTCTTTACCATGCTCTGCCTTTTGGGTTTGGTACTGGCGGCTGCCTATATACTCTGGACAGTCCAGAGGGTATTTTTAGGCCCCGGACTGGAAAAATTCCAGATGGTAAAAGATGCCGATAAAACCGAAATAGTTTTTTCACTGGTATTTTTAGTGGTAATGTTCGGGGTTGGTCTTTATCCCCAAATTGTTGTAGATGTAATTCAAACCGGAGTGGCCCCGCTGGCGGCCCTTTTCGGCGGATAG
- a CDS encoding NADH-quinone oxidoreductase subunit N has product MDLFMPEIIILITAVLVIIADLFLIKNKRYLAYLSLLGLAAAAVAAVLNWNNPPEMAFGGMLALDGYSSFFRILFICLSGLVIMASIDYVNKFRRFQGEYYALVLLALLGMIMMASTANLITMYLSLELAGLAFYVLVGFLKDQHSTESALKYLLLGGVASAMLVFGMVLIYGFSGETNLGGILNYIQTLPSGMDITAHAGFMLGIILTITGLGFKVAAVPFQFWAPDVYQGSPTPITLYLSIASKAAGFALFLRLFYTVFTDPMALSHEWALIIAVLATAGMTLGNVLAIPQKNIKRMLGYSSIAHAGYILVALAAIGNAPELADGRISLLFYLVAFAVSDMVAFISIIAISRSTGNDEISSYEGLAKTNPVYASALTLALLSLTGFPPLAGFLAKYYIFSASVQADLLWLMIVAAVNTVISAVFYFNVIRVMWLRQPRQDVRVLASWPLKLALGISGLAVLIFGIIPETLLNLIEKATELIIH; this is encoded by the coding sequence ATGGATTTGTTTATGCCTGAAATAATAATACTGATAACAGCCGTTCTGGTAATAATAGCTGACCTCTTTTTAATCAAGAACAAGAGGTATCTGGCTTATCTGTCTTTGCTGGGTTTAGCTGCAGCGGCTGTTGCTGCTGTGCTTAACTGGAATAACCCTCCCGAAATGGCTTTTGGCGGTATGCTGGCACTAGATGGCTACTCCAGTTTCTTCCGGATTCTTTTTATCTGCCTTTCAGGTTTGGTTATAATGGCTTCAATAGATTATGTAAATAAGTTCAGACGTTTTCAAGGCGAGTATTATGCACTGGTTCTGCTTGCCCTGCTGGGCATGATAATGATGGCTTCCACAGCCAACCTGATTACTATGTATCTTTCTCTCGAACTGGCCGGACTGGCTTTTTATGTGCTGGTAGGATTCTTGAAAGACCAGCACTCCACCGAATCTGCTCTTAAATACCTGCTTCTGGGCGGGGTGGCTTCGGCTATGCTGGTATTCGGTATGGTACTTATTTACGGTTTTAGCGGTGAAACCAATTTGGGAGGTATTCTTAACTATATACAGACACTACCATCTGGTATGGATATAACTGCCCATGCGGGATTTATGCTTGGCATTATTCTTACTATTACCGGGCTGGGTTTTAAAGTAGCGGCAGTCCCGTTCCAATTTTGGGCACCTGATGTTTATCAGGGTTCACCCACCCCTATCACCTTGTATCTTTCAATAGCCAGCAAAGCGGCCGGGTTTGCCCTTTTCCTTCGTCTTTTCTACACCGTTTTTACAGATCCGATGGCGCTCAGCCATGAATGGGCTTTAATAATTGCAGTACTGGCAACCGCTGGTATGACACTGGGCAACGTACTGGCTATACCTCAAAAGAATATCAAGAGAATGCTGGGTTATTCCAGTATAGCCCACGCCGGTTACATACTGGTAGCTTTGGCGGCAATAGGCAATGCACCAGAACTTGCAGACGGGCGGATAAGCCTGCTCTTTTATTTGGTAGCTTTTGCCGTATCAGACATGGTCGCCTTTATTTCAATTATCGCTATCAGCCGTTCTACCGGCAATGATGAAATTTCATCTTATGAAGGACTGGCTAAAACAAACCCGGTGTATGCTTCTGCTCTGACACTGGCACTGCTGTCTCTCACCGGCTTTCCGCCTCTGGCAGGTTTTCTTGCCAAGTACTACATATTTAGTGCGTCCGTCCAGGCAGATTTACTGTGGCTGATGATTGTGGCTGCGGTAAACACTGTAATTTCAGCTGTTTTCTACTTTAACGTGATACGGGTAATGTGGCTTAGACAACCCCGCCAGGATGTACGGGTACTGGCTTCATGGCCACTTAAACTGGCACTTGGTATTTCGGGGCTGGCTGTGTTAATATTCGGCATTATACCTGAAACGCTCCTGAACCTTATAGAAAAGGCTACCGAGCTAATAATTCACTAG
- a CDS encoding TatD family hydrolase translates to MPILEYIDTHAHLDMPEFDTDRQEIFRRAFENGVKTIITTGIDILSSQKAIDMAAANASIYAAVGIHPQECNGATEADFARLDILADADKVVAIGECGLDYYCDYSPRHTQLETFYNHLDLADKSGLPLIIHCRQAEEDMLNILSNWSAQSPASEGKGVIHCFSGSAETALKYINMGFYIGLGAYIGYPSSKKYRVDFAAIPLECIVLETDCPFLPPQSHRGERNEPAYIPLIAAILAEIKNLEPAEIASVTTANARRLFHLDK, encoded by the coding sequence TTGCCGATTTTAGAATATATTGACACTCATGCCCATCTGGATATGCCTGAATTTGATACTGACCGTCAGGAAATATTTAGACGGGCTTTTGAAAATGGCGTAAAGACTATAATAACTACCGGCATAGATATACTTTCCAGCCAAAAAGCTATTGATATGGCCGCCGCAAATGCTTCCATATATGCTGCCGTTGGTATCCACCCTCAGGAATGTAACGGGGCAACTGAAGCAGATTTTGCACGTCTGGATATACTAGCCGATGCTGATAAAGTTGTGGCTATCGGCGAATGCGGGCTGGATTATTACTGTGATTACTCACCCCGCCATACCCAGTTGGAAACCTTTTATAATCACCTTGATTTAGCTGATAAAAGCGGCCTTCCCTTGATTATTCATTGCCGCCAAGCCGAAGAGGATATGCTGAATATACTTTCAAATTGGTCTGCCCAGAGTCCCGCTTCTGAAGGAAAAGGTGTAATTCACTGCTTCAGCGGTTCCGCTGAAACTGCACTTAAATATATTAATATGGGTTTTTATATCGGGCTGGGCGCTTATATAGGTTATCCGTCCTCCAAAAAGTACCGGGTAGATTTTGCCGCTATACCGCTTGAATGTATTGTACTGGAAACAGACTGTCCGTTTTTGCCTCCTCAATCACACCGCGGGGAGAGAAATGAACCGGCCTATATACCGCTGATAGCTGCTATTCTGGCAGAGATAAAAAATCTTGAACCTGCTGAAATAGCATCTGTCACCACTGCTAATGCCCGCCGGTTATTTCACCTTGATAAATAA
- the nth gene encoding endonuclease III, which translates to MLVENPEKQASEIIKRLSIIYPDAKTALNFTTPFEMLVATILSAQSTDKMINKITPALFKKYPDAKAFAEASLDKLEQDIKSSGFFHNKALNIMGAARGVVSRFGGVVPSNMADMLTLPGVGRKTANVVLHNAFGLVEGIAVDTHVKRLSERLGLTNNTDPVKIEQDLMEFIPRNEWGNFSYYLIDHGRAVCDAKKPRCEECVLKDICPSAYLFIKVK; encoded by the coding sequence ATGCTGGTTGAGAACCCTGAAAAACAGGCATCTGAAATAATTAAACGCCTTTCGATAATATATCCAGATGCCAAAACGGCGCTCAACTTTACTACTCCGTTTGAAATGCTGGTAGCTACTATTTTATCGGCACAGTCCACTGACAAGATGATAAATAAAATTACCCCTGCTTTGTTTAAAAAGTATCCAGATGCCAAAGCTTTTGCCGAGGCTTCTTTAGATAAACTTGAGCAGGATATAAAGTCTTCCGGTTTTTTTCACAACAAGGCACTGAATATTATGGGTGCTGCCAGAGGGGTTGTAAGCCGTTTTGGCGGGGTTGTACCATCTAATATGGCGGATATGCTTACTCTGCCCGGTGTTGGACGTAAAACGGCAAATGTAGTACTGCATAATGCTTTCGGGTTGGTTGAAGGAATAGCGGTAGATACCCATGTGAAACGCCTTAGTGAACGGTTGGGTCTTACCAATAATACTGATCCGGTAAAAATAGAGCAGGATTTGATGGAATTTATTCCCCGTAATGAATGGGGGAATTTTTCGTATTACCTGATAGACCATGGCCGGGCAGTCTGTGATGCCAAAAAACCGCGCTGTGAGGAATGTGTTTTGAAAGATATCTGCCCTTCGGCTTATTTATTTATCAAGGTGAAATAA
- a CDS encoding cobyric acid synthase, which translates to MAKTIMIQGTSSNVGKSILVTALCRIFKQDGYKVAPFKSQNMALNAFVTKEGGEIGRAQAVQAEACGIDPSVDMNPILMKPEADSRSQIVVNGKVDRTISAREYYEYAPLLLNTALAALNRLREKNDIVVIEGAGSPAEINLKQREIVNMRIAKAAGAPVLLAGDIDRGGVFASLIGTIDLLEPDERYYIKGYLINKFRGDASLLKPAIDVIEERTSIPVLGIIPYLRNMAIAQEDSVYLDECKGSLGETDLDIAVIRLPRISNYDDFDALATDGASVRFVAKTAEIGNPDLIIIPGTKSTIPDMEYLWQNGLAETIIKKARKGTHVLGVCGGYQILGKMIYDPHKTESENTEMKGLGLLDTETTFEKEKSTTQVNGQVRFNNGLLSDMAGYEVGGYEIHMGRTRLFSAQAAFHITNTPKGSADYLDGASNAEGTVLGTYIHGIFESAAFRRGFLNAIRRYKGIPERQTDYFDRDKEYDKLAEIVRASIDMEKIYDILNEGIK; encoded by the coding sequence ATGGCGAAAACAATAATGATTCAGGGTACTTCCTCAAACGTAGGCAAGAGTATACTCGTAACTGCTCTTTGCCGGATATTCAAACAGGACGGCTACAAAGTAGCCCCATTCAAATCCCAGAACATGGCACTGAATGCCTTCGTTACCAAAGAGGGCGGCGAAATCGGACGGGCACAGGCTGTTCAGGCAGAAGCCTGCGGAATTGATCCCAGCGTAGATATGAACCCTATTCTTATGAAGCCTGAAGCAGATTCCCGAAGCCAGATTGTGGTTAACGGCAAAGTAGATCGTACCATTTCCGCCCGTGAGTATTATGAATATGCACCGCTCCTGCTAAATACCGCACTGGCGGCACTTAACCGCCTGCGTGAGAAAAATGACATCGTAGTTATAGAGGGTGCCGGCAGCCCTGCCGAAATAAACCTTAAACAGCGGGAAATTGTGAATATGAGGATTGCCAAGGCGGCAGGTGCACCCGTACTCCTAGCTGGAGATATAGACCGGGGCGGGGTTTTTGCTTCTCTTATCGGTACAATAGACCTTTTAGAGCCTGATGAACGTTATTATATCAAAGGTTATCTGATAAACAAGTTCCGGGGGGATGCCAGTTTACTGAAGCCGGCTATAGATGTAATAGAAGAACGCACTTCCATACCGGTGTTGGGCATTATTCCCTACCTGCGGAATATGGCTATTGCTCAGGAAGATTCGGTTTACCTTGACGAATGTAAAGGCAGTCTGGGCGAAACTGACCTGGATATTGCGGTAATCCGTTTGCCGCGCATATCAAATTACGATGATTTTGATGCTTTAGCTACAGACGGGGCTTCAGTCAGGTTTGTAGCTAAGACTGCCGAAATCGGCAACCCTGATTTGATAATAATCCCAGGTACGAAATCTACCATACCTGACATGGAGTACCTGTGGCAGAATGGTCTCGCTGAAACTATTATTAAAAAGGCCCGAAAGGGAACTCACGTATTAGGTGTTTGCGGCGGTTATCAGATTTTAGGGAAAATGATATATGACCCCCATAAGACCGAGTCCGAAAATACAGAAATGAAAGGACTAGGTTTGTTAGATACCGAAACAACCTTTGAAAAAGAAAAATCCACCACTCAGGTAAACGGTCAGGTCAGGTTTAATAACGGGTTGCTTTCAGATATGGCAGGTTATGAAGTGGGAGGTTATGAAATCCACATGGGGCGCACCCGGTTATTTTCTGCCCAAGCTGCATTCCACATCACAAATACTCCAAAAGGTTCGGCAGATTATCTGGATGGGGCATCCAATGCGGAGGGTACAGTACTGGGTACTTACATACATGGCATATTTGAAAGTGCAGCTTTTCGCCGCGGTTTCTTAAACGCAATCCGCCGCTACAAGGGTATTCCTGAACGCCAGACTGACTATTTTGACCGTGACAAAGAGTACGATAAGCTGGCGGAAATAGTTAGAGCAAGTATAGATATGGAAAAGATTTATGACATTTTGAACGAGGGTATAAAATGA